A stretch of DNA from Oryza brachyantha chromosome 9, ObraRS2, whole genome shotgun sequence:
GTACGGTCTGAACAAATGACTTGgaacaaattaaagaaaaatatcttaaatatCTACTACATCcaacgaaaaaaaatcattttcaactcaaaatgttatttaaaaagattttatttttaaaagaattattGCAGCAGACTTTACcaaatagaaaacaaatacattggggtatcaacatatatattgggGTTGGAAAACGTAAATTTATAACTTtgtaatatagaaatatataaggTAGCTAAACCCAAAAATAACAGAGGGATGATCGAGTAGATGCAACCTGAATACTCTGTTTTTAAGCTCAGATTTAATCTGTTGCAGCAATTGAAAGAGCAAATTCTATGTCCATTTAAGGCGTCTGAAAGAAATCTGTCAAAATctgaatgcatatatattgcatATGGATGCACGCATGCGTTTCGTTCAGCCATTAATGGCGGCGAAGAGGCGAGACGAGAGGTTGTGGTCTCACTGACTGCACATTACATTACATACCTGAGCAGCTCGGAGACGGGGAGCACGTGTGGCGCGAGCGTGGCGATGTGCTGCcggaggccggcgccggcgacgcgcacGAGGTCCTTGGTGAGCGCGACGCCGACGTtgccctcctcgtcctccatCTGCACGGCGGCGTTGtaggcggcgtcgtcggcgccgtggTGCGTGCGCAGCGTGCGCACCAGCTCGTACTTggcgtcggcgcggcgcgccggGACGTCGGtgacgagcgccgccgcgctgccgacGCGGAAGATGCAGTTGGTCACCAGCATGTGCTTGTTTTCGCCGAAGTACCAGTTGAGGCTCGTGTTCTCCGTCACCACAACCAGCGCGTACCCGCCgggcccgcgccgccgcacccgcagcgcccgcgccgccatgTCGATGCCCACCGTGCCGGCGCTGCACCCCATCCCGGCGAGGCTGTACGTCTTGGTGTCGGGCGACATCTTGAACCTCCGCAGGATCATcgacgacagcgacggcgccggcgagaacATGGAGCaggcgacaacgacgacgcCGATGTCCCTCGGGTGGACGTCGGACTTGGCCAGCAGGTGCGCCACCGTGGCGAACAGGCCCTCCTCGGCCTCCTGCACGGCGAAGGCCTGCGTCTTCTGAAACTCACCGGAGAAGATGAACGGCGGCGCGTAGGTCTCCTGCCCGAGGCCGGACTTGCGGTAGATGAGCCGCATGAAGTCGGCGGTGTCGTCGGAGTAGTGCCGGCAGCGCTGGCCGAAGTACTCGCACACCTCGAGGTTGACCTTCCGCTCGACGTCCGGGAGGTGGCAGCTGTAGTTGAGCAGGTACaccggccgctgccgccgcagcacgcggcgggcgacggccgcgaggaagaggagcgccgaggcgacgagcggcacgagggcgtggGCGGGCAGGGCGCGCAGCGACGTCGCCAGAGACGCCATGGCCGTGGGCAGAGACGACGACATTGTGACGGTGGCCATGCTCGGAGAAGAGCTAGCCAGAGAGTGTGGTGCACTAGCTAGTGTGGTAGTGAGCAAAGCTGCACTATTTATAGGCCTCAATGGATACTTtattttagtaaaatttaCTCCTTAGCTCATTACAGTTGACACAACTTGAGCTCAATctcaaaataagattatttatcatgttttgtttgttcttacataagtttatttttttaattattcattGTATCGGAGTTTGTAAAAATAGAAAGTAAATGTATTGGAAgtggataaaatagaaaataattgcatTGGAATGGGTAAAGGTGGtcatcgtttggttttttttagaaaaaacgaaatgatatttttgttaaagaaaaataatttgtgggtaaaacttttatatacatattcttacgaatctaaaagtaaagtctaaagaataaattacgatgagaAAACCctaaataaactctaaatttaaggttaaaaggttaaaagttaaaattttaaaaagtataagAAGATTGAAAAGATGGGCTGAAAGTGAAGAGCTCAGTAGTCTTATGCTTTTGAATCGGTACTGTGAAATAGATATGGGGGAGTATTTAATGTTGGTAAAGGGATGGTCATcacgaaaaattattttttgcaggCCTTGCATAATCTAACAGTTCcttatatcattttttcttttgctgccGATGACCGATGATTCACTCGCCTGCGATTAATTATCACGTTCAGTCGttgaaaaatcatttttattgtagCGACGGGAGACGCTGTAAGCAAgtctcgtcgccgtcacgaCATATAaactcatttttcgtttttccatgtccaacgtttaactatttattttattttaaaaatttatacaaaaacttaaaaaaattagtcacgtataaagtattattcatattttattatgtagtaacaataaaaaattaatcgccaaaaaattttaaataagacgaatggtcaaacgttagatacagaaaaacgaaaaataagattattatgggatagtattcaagaaaaaggaaaaattggTCGTCACACACGCTGATGTTATGGTATGTTTTGTTATTCGAGGTATTTAATGGAAAATTCTTTTAAACACCTGAGATATCGCTTCTTTCTTCATCTAAATCCGTTCCAAACAGGTGAttattttagtcaaattttgtTCCCTAAAACAAGTGACTACGTTGGAGCttagaagaaaagaaaccCGACTAAATACGAGCATGCATAATTATTGTATATTCTTCCATCCCCAAAATGATAAATAGATAAGGACATGAAGATAATTAACTTgagttttaatttgtttaaaattaGTTAAAGTAGTCACTTAATGGTTTtctaaaaacttaatttttttaacaagtcAGATTATTGTGTGATATAGGAGTATACAAAATTAGAAGATTAAATTAGACCTCTAGgagttaaaaaagaaaacaaatatgactaTTAATATTTGTATAGATTAATCAGAGTTTAACTTGTATCTTTTTTTACAGTTTATAGAGTTTGAAATTGGACATGCATTTTGTAAAATA
This window harbors:
- the LOC102704276 gene encoding 3-ketoacyl-CoA synthase 17-like, giving the protein MATVTMSSSLPTAMASLATSLRALPAHALVPLVASALLFLAAVARRVLRRQRPVYLLNYSCHLPDVERKVNLEVCEYFGQRCRHYSDDTADFMRLIYRKSGLGQETYAPPFIFSGEFQKTQAFAVQEAEEGLFATVAHLLAKSDVHPRDIGVVVVACSMFSPAPSLSSMILRRFKMSPDTKTYSLAGMGCSAGTVGIDMAARALRVRRRGPGGYALVVVTENTSLNWYFGENKHMLVTNCIFRVGSAAALVTDVPARRADAKYELVRTLRTHHGADDAAYNAAVQMEDEEGNVGVALTKDLVRVAGAGLRQHIATLAPHVLPVSELLRYVWRVARLYVAGSPKAAAAVVPDFQRAFEHMCIHSGGKAVIDAVAKLMAFGPRVVEPARATLHRFGNTSSSLVFYELAYFEAQRRVRAGDRLWMLAFGTGFKACTNVWRALRDAAPDADNPWNECAHRYPAALPPPS